The Alnus glutinosa chromosome 10, dhAlnGlut1.1, whole genome shotgun sequence DNA window TCCAAACACTTTTTGAGAGTATTTTTAAGTTGACGTGACATAtttaaaatagcatttttgtttttacaatatatagaaatataccgtggagagtattttttgtttttatttaaaaatatgttttgatgtgacataaaaataaaaaatattttttgtctttctttttttttttttttaagagtatttgtgttaatgcatgtttttgttttgccaaaaaaaaaaaaaaagaaaaaagaaaaaaaaagggtaacaAACAGAAGTTGGTTTAAGCTTGATAACCCTATTGACATTTCGATCTGCTGAGCTCATGTACGTGTAATAATGTTGAGGAGTTTGAGCGTTAGCTGAGAAGGGATATTTTGAACCATTCGTTTTGCGAGGCTGCGAGAGCATGATGCACGTGCTTTGTGTGAGACGACTTGGCATTGACTGGCCAGGAAAGAACTATATGTATATACACATGGGTGCAAGTGGAAGAAGAGAGGACATATTATGAGTGAGAAATTGAAGCCAGAGAAATCCTGAGTTTTGGAACTGAAGAGGAGGAATTCCGGAGCTCTCAagcaatacatatatatatatatatatatatatggataaagATAACTTGCAATTGCTAGCGGATTATCCAGGTTCCTTTCTCTTTCACTTTACTATATATCTACTTTCTGATAAGATGTGTGAAAAATTTCTTTAATGATAGAGTACTTGATTTTATTCATACAGTACTGGATTTCTAAACTCATGTCCAATTGATGACTTAAAACAGAGAAATGAAAACTTAGATATGGAGATATAACATGCCAAAATTTAAGGACATGGGAGTTTGTTAGagtacaaattaaataattgaacaaattactttttattagcttaagtttttgagagTAAGTGagaatttaacatggtattagagtaaAGATCTTCAGTTTGAACTTTGTCTACGTCATTAATGTCACAttccaattaaatattttacatgttgaaCATTGCTAATTAAGGGGGAGTTTGAGTCCACTCGTGAGAGGAAGTgttaaaataaaagttaaattaaccattttgtttttttcttggatGAATCAAATCTATTAAAAGCAAGAACGCAACATTACAACTCTCCAGTAAAAACTAGAACTAGTCTAAGAGACAAGGACACCATGTCTtcaacaaataattattttctattagcttaaattttttgGAGAAGTAGTGATTTAATGCTTGCTACAGTGTGTTTGTGTGAAAACTTAGATAAGTAATACAATTTTATTGTgattgtgttttagttgtgatggAAAGCATGGCCTGCTCCATAACCGGTGAATCCACTGGAAAAGAACCAAAATGCGAGGAGTTAGTCATTGACATACCACTAATCGATGAACCTGCACAGTGGCCTGAGTGCTGCATCTACAAGGTTCCCAACAAACTTCGTAAGGTAAATGAAGCAGCCTTCACTCCTAAGTTAGTTTCAATCGGCCCATTTCATCATGATCTAAAAGAATTGAGCGGCATGCAAAagcaaaaacatatatattttaaggaaTTCTACTTGCGGACTGGGAAGAGCCAGAAGGAACTTGGAAGCAtcattgaaaaagaagaagaaaaaatccgCCATTACTATTCAGAGACCTTTACAAAGCTGAACAGAAAAATGTTTGTGGAAATAATTCTATTAGACGCTATATTTATCATTGAGCTCTTCCTCAGAAATTATGAAGGCAAAAAACATGATTATATATTAAGTAATGCGTGGCTAGAATCTCACATAAAGCAGGACTTGATATTACTGGAGAATCAGCTTCCATTTAAGTTTCTCAAAAAGTTATATGAGTTTGCCTGCAATGGAGAACAAGTTATAATTACTCCCTTTCTCGAGCTTGCCTGTAAGTTCTTCTTCTCCGGTAAGCACCGAATATCCATGGACAAGAAAGTAAAACATTTCACTGATTTGCAGAGAATGTTTTACTGTCCTACGGAGTACTCAAAACCTGATAAAGAAGAACATATAGAACATCTAAGATATACATCCACAAAGCTTGACGAGGCAGGATTGCAGTTCCAACCATTAGTTGACATAGATTTGAATAAGAAATCCATGCTTGACATAAAATTCTCTAAGGCTGAGTGCTTAGAAAGCTATCCATGCTTCAATCTCTCATGGCTCTTCTCTTGCTTACCATGCTTGAAATCCTTTCGTTGCTTTAAGAATGTGCAGTGTTTTTTGAAAGTCCCACAACTTGTCATAGACGACCAAACGGAACCTCTTTTCCGAAACCTCATGGCCTTGGAGCAGTGTCATTATCCATCTGACACATACATCTGCAATTATGTTTTGTTGTGGGATTGTCTTATCACCACTAAAGAAGATGTGTGTTTGCTAGTTGATAAAAAGGTGATTGTAAACAGGCGCGGCAGCAGCAAAGCAGTGACTACTCTGATCAACACACTTGGCCATCAAATTGTTGAACGTGAATCATATTACCACGATCTTTATAAAAGGCTTAATGAGCACTGTGATAACTCTTGGAACCGTCTTGTGGCATCCCTAACAAGTGTATATTTTCGCGATTTTTGGAGAGGTACTGCAACTATTGCTGGAATTCTTGTCTTGGGTTTTACTTTCGGGAACTTCCTTAGGCCTTTTGTCATGAAGCATTGAAGCATTTGTGTTTGTACGTTGGAGTGCTTTGCTTTTAGCTCTAATGGATTGGATTGCATCTCaactttgtaattatttttagcTTGTGATATGTTCTATTATTAGTACTATGTACGTCCTGATGGAGTCCTGTATTTCAGAAATTAGAATCTATTCTCCGTTATAAGCATTATATCCTATGAGATATCCTAATGTCATGTTCTTAATTGTATTGTACGTCCGTTATATTATTAGTTAAATTATtaactttataatttttaagttttgaaataagtggtgaCATTGGAATCAAAGAAAAGGTCTTGATTTCTAACTTTGTTTCCTCAATTTACCTCTCATTCATGAATTATTTCTTAAGAGCTTAACATTTTCCCAAGCGAGATAGCcctaaatttcattaaattgacatttttcctattaaatatttattaaccCAAATATGTTGAAATAAAACGCCctgacaattttattttatttttttttcatacgtaACTCTTTTTAATGAAGTTTTCCACTAGTTCAACAACCTTATTAATTAAGTGTACTATAATGGCAACTAACTGTCCAAAAGAAGAAATGGACTCACTGTTATGGTTGCTGCATTTATTTCCATTAAGGCTGTTTCTATGGGAAAATTTGAACTCTTACGTAAACAGTCTAgtgttaattttcaaaatttgaaaatttgaagacaaacatatataatttcttaagaACAAAAGGAGGAAGTTGAAtctcaattgaaaaataataatgactcTTAAATAATCATgcgcaaccaaaatataaaagcagtAAAGAGatagagacaaatattttggttATGAAGTGAAAATTCTtcgcaccaaagagaaaaactactccaaggcagccaaaccccAAAAATTTACTAACAGAATAAAttactagttacaagatagtaataTTCACAATACCcttgcagtagtcgtaccttgaactttaacAAGTACCTATGCTTGAGCGCCCCGATCTCTACCAGACCCCTGTCTAAAAAGTTCTTCAATAGATCCCTTTAACTAGAGCTCATCTTTCGTTAGGCTTCAAAACGGTTGAACAGTTACAACACAAACTCTAAGAGAATTAGCACATATAACAATCTCTGTCTAAAAACCATATCTCAGCACACTGTAATTCTATTCAAAATTCTTAAAGAAACAAtgcctagaagcccctttaaataggcttcagaaatcctaattctacacAAATTCAGATTTCCATAGAAGGTGTCCGGATAGGTCATCGTGTGTCCGGACAGGCAGCAGTAAACACTATGTTTTGTTGAAGGGCGTCTAAACGGCTTAACCTAGCGTCTAGATAATTGCAAGAAAAAGCTTCTCCGTCCGCAATCTTCACTTTTGCGTCCGGACATCCTTGCAAAGAGGTGCTCTCTGTGGTTTGCGTCCGCTGGGCCGTCTAGATAGGTAGCGAACGGGAACTCTCTGTGGCTTGCGTCCAATGGGCCTTCTGGACAGGAATCGAACTCTGACTTTTTGTGACTTGCGTGCAAACGTTTCTTctggtcgtccgaacggtcttcttGGAAAACCGACTTTCTGAGCTGTAAAGTCTTACAAAATCTTTCCTTGATCGGAACATTGCCTTCTTAGTGATATTTCGTTTAGATATTGCCTTGTTCAATCCTTTCcattcttgattaatatttttgcAATAAATCTTCTGCCGATTTTTTAGAATTACAGTGTCCCTGATATGGCAATGTTTTTATCGACAGAATGCAGgcaataaaataaaccaacatcaAGTAATATCAAGTCATGTCGTATACCATTTTTCAGCACTAGTATATGTTAAATTTTGAtcatttattccaaaagcttaagcggataggaattaattaatttaatcttttaatttatattccacTCGCCCTCACATGGTTAAGTACAGTCTTaactatgtgtgtgtgtgtgtgtgtgtatatatatatatatatatatatataagttcttGTACACTCTTTCCTTTCAAGCTGATTTTCAAATGTGAATCTTACCAAAAGTTTGTATCGGCATCCCTCACATTAAAGAATGTACGTATTAAAATAGAATCGGTGAGGAAGGGGCGAACTACACACAAAATTGGGGCAGTGACTgtcttaaaattttgattttttttttcttctaaaattatatatttttaagagataaattctataaaattatttttttttttatccctcctagaaaacctttttcttttagttttgctccccttcttaattttttaatttggcccCTGCTGTGAGGCTATCGATTACTTTATTTcttgttgaaaaaatatatgaattcCAACCAAGAGGTAAATTAAGagaatttaccaaaaaaaaaacctattaaCACTAATTATCAAGACATGAAATTGtgtattttctttattctctcTCTTATTACTACTACGTATAACGTACTTAATTGACTTCATTTTCTAGAGATGGGGAGGGGCTGATGATCTCATGCCTTACGCAATATCTCCAACTCAACAGTCGCTTTTGAGTGATGTATGCATGCATACCTTACGTCAGTACTGTAAACAGTGGAACAAGCACCTTTCGTTTCATTCATTCGTCAGTCTTATATAGGCCatacaaaacaaatttaatggtaataatttttgataaaagatgaatgaaaaaaatacaaaatgacaTATCTCGGGCTAAGAGTAAACAATTTGTCCTCTTATTTTTCGGGCAGGTCGTCAAAAAAAAAGGtgctcccttttcttttctttttttttctttttttttttttttcctttttttaacaaatagcaaTTGTTATTATTGATACTGGAAAGTCCGAAAAGCATACCCAACACTGTAAGTCAGAAAGATCtaacttaaaaaacagctgctAGACTGAATCACAAATCTTAGTAGAATTACATTTAAGCCCTCCTTAcaataaaaattccaataaaatttgagaCATATATAGACAGACTGTATATAGAAATAAATGAATAGAGAAACACATCTAACATAAAAATTACCTAAGCCGGCAGTAGGAGCATTGTCATCGCCGGAGACCGGCGCGTGTAAGGCACGCACCACCCCCATAGCTATCTAGCAACAGATCAGCCTCCCTCCCCGTCCCTTTGCACGGCGAAAAAAGGCGAAACGTGACCGTCACGCGCTGCTCAAGAAGAAAACTTCCCTGGCGCATGATTGTCACACGTCGATCACCGGTAACCCACACAACCGATGCAAACGACGACAAGACCAGAAGTCGATAGTGGACCCATCTAAGAGGCACGTGTCTCTCAGAAGCCAGTGGAAAAGCGAAGATCTGGCATCAAAAAATAGAGGAAAGGATGAAGTCCGGCCATATGCTCCACCAGTAACACGAACGATAACAATAACTCTCTACCGGATGTCTCAAGATAAACCTTCTTGTCAGAgaatgagaagaagaaaaaaaaaaaaaaacaaagcaaaataaacaaattccATAGTTTTAAAAGCTAAGAGAATCACATCCACCACCAGATCTAACGAGGGGAAACAAAAGCTCTACAAT harbors:
- the LOC133879355 gene encoding UPF0481 protein At3g47200-like → MDKDNLQLLADYPVVMESMACSITGESTGKEPKCEELVIDIPLIDEPAQWPECCIYKVPNKLRKVNEAAFTPKLVSIGPFHHDLKELSGMQKQKHIYFKEFYLRTGKSQKELGSIIEKEEEKIRHYYSETFTKLNRKMFVEIILLDAIFIIELFLRNYEGKKHDYILSNAWLESHIKQDLILLENQLPFKFLKKLYEFACNGEQVIITPFLELACKFFFSGKHRISMDKKVKHFTDLQRMFYCPTEYSKPDKEEHIEHLRYTSTKLDEAGLQFQPLVDIDLNKKSMLDIKFSKAECLESYPCFNLSWLFSCLPCLKSFRCFKNVQCFLKVPQLVIDDQTEPLFRNLMALEQCHYPSDTYICNYVLLWDCLITTKEDVCLLVDKKVIVNRRGSSKAVTTLINTLGHQIVERESYYHDLYKRLNEHCDNSWNRLVASLTSVYFRDFWRGTATIAGILVLGFTFGNFLRPFVMKH